AAACAATAACCGAATAAATGAAACATCAAAAAGAGGGTCAAAAATTCTGTCATTTGCATATCCGTTTTGAGTGCGAAAACAGCTACTGATCCGCAGCATCTAGGTACAATAGTGTCCCCGCTTATCTGTATGCGGAGCAGGTTAGGTTAAGCACCTGAGTTGATATATAGGCGGAGAAATTCCGCTTAATCAATAATTAATATTAAAAAAAGCATGAATAGACGGAGAGATTCCGCCTATTGACTCAAAAAATTCAAAAATGAGAGATTTTTCTTTGATTAAGCGGAAAACCTCCGCTTACTTACCCCGAAACTAGCTTCGTTTTACATTTAACCGGAATATTTCCGCTAATATTCTTTTGCTGATTTCCTTACTTGCTACATTAGGCTCGACACCTGCCAATACTATTTACCGCAGCATTTTTTAAATTTTTTGCCGCTTCCACAAGGGCATGGATCATTTCGTCCAACCTTCATTTCGTTTCGAACTGGAGCAAGTGGGAGGATATTCCCCTTTTGTCTAAAGTCGTGTTCTCTATCTAGTGCTACTTGTCTCCATAGAGCTAGTTCTCGATGCCTTAACCCCAGAATTGAAAAGTAGCCATAGACGGTCTGTTCAACATCCACCAGGCCAGAAGTATAATCAAGCTCCATATGTTGGTTAATTTCAGGTAGAGCTTCTTCTGAAAACTGGTGACAAAGTGCTTCGATTAGAATATCTTGATCATCCAGTTGTTTTGCAGACCGGTAGGCTTCTCTTAAAACCTCAACCGCAAAGTCTGATTTAATGTTTTCAACAATGGATGCGGCATAGATAATGGAATTATCTTTCCTTAAATAGGGTGCTACTGCTTTTACCACCTCATCTGATTGGAAACTGGTTAACGTTACGGACAGTTCCTCCAACAAGCTATCATCATCGCGATCCAATAGGCTAACCAAAAATGGAATATATCTTTCTAATTTTAACAATCCAATCATATAGACTGTCAGGATTCCATTAAATGAAAACCATTTTTCATTTAACTCCTCTTTAAGCACTAGGTCTATTTCATTCTCTGTAACCCATCCATTTTTCACTAAACACGCAGCCAGCTTTTTTGCTTTTATGAGGTAATGATGATGCTCTGAACCTGCCCGCTCAAGATCATTTAAGATTTGACCATATTCCGAATACACTTCTTCGTCCTTCCCATGTAACAACAGATCATATAAGGACCAGGTTTCCTTTGGAATATAGTTTTGAAGCTGTTCCTTATATTTTAGAGCAAGTCCCGGTTCGATACGAAAAACCAAGTTCACCGCTAAATGGCGTTTGGAGGAGTCCATTAATGGAATATTTTCCACTAATATCTTAACTGCCTCTTCATTGAAGGTTTGATTTTCCACATAAATGAAGATCGAAGATTGTTTATCTTTATTTTTAAATGCTTCCTTCAGTAATTCATTGGTCCATTCTTCAGGGACGTTTGGATAATCATGTAAAGCATGCAGCACTACCTCTTGGATTAAGATATCATCGCTAATCAAATGCGGTTTAATTTTTTCTATAAATGTCATAAGTATCCTTTCATTCTTCCATTTTATGAATACAATTATTGTACTTTATTGGTAAGACAAAGTAAAAAACGACTAGAATGGCGCCCTATTTTTGTTTTTGCTGATATTTTTGCTGCTTCAGCTAGTTAACCCCTCTTTTTAATAATCTAGTTTTCACATTAAATAACTTGGATTAATGTATAAATTAAAAAAACTCTCCTCCCAAGAAGAGAGTATGTAATAAACTAATGAGACAAGAGTTCCTAAAATTAACCCTTTGTCACCACCTTCAAAATACAACAACGATAGAGGATTTTAACCAACATAAACATTAATAATATAACTCCGATTTGACTAAATTAACTATTGTTTCAGTTTCATTCACTAATCCAAGAAGCGATTGTTCAATTACAATTCCAATGAGAAGTTTTCCAAGAACAGAAGGCTTCCATAATCTTACACTGAGGCTTCCGGCATTTTGACGCAATAAGAATAATGCCCAATTATAGTATTAACACTTAAATTACCACCTTTCGTTATTATAGATTGTCTTTGTTTGATAAAAAAACAAAAAGAGCCTGTTACCAAAGGACATATTAATCCCTTGGTGACAGGCTCCTCCAAGTGCATTCAGTATTTTATTATTTATATGCTATCATATTTCAGGGCAGAGGTCTTCAATGAAAATATCAGCTATTTTTCATATGAAATATGTAGAATCGAATAAAGCACTCCATATGTTTCGCTAATAAAATTACTTACATCACTTAAAAAGTAAAATACTTCATATTCCCACTTATCAGGATTATACGTAAGCATAAATTCTGAATTTTTGATCTTTGGGAGATCCTTAACTATTTCTTCTTTTGTGTTACGCAAACTTCCCTGTGGTGGTATAGGTTTTGTAAGGTGAAACAGATATTTATAAGGGCTTATGTTTGTTGGTGGATCAACCAGTGGTATCCCCACTTGAACTTGCTGCCATCCGAAAGAGGTAAGAATGTTATCATAATATCCCTCAAACAAAAACTTGTTAAGGCCGTTATGATTTTTCCATAGATAAAGCGGGCAATAACTGTTTTGTAAATTATGATTTTTTCCTTTTTCCGTGATTAGATACAACTTAAATTTTAAATCATCAAATCCATCGGTTTTATGGCCATTATTTATGACTCGTGCCTTGATGATATTCATGTCATAGTCACTTGGTAATGTGATTTTGTATTGTGTCGTGATCATTTTTTTCCTCCTTTAATTTTATTGTTATCAAGATTTCTTACTCGGGGTCTTCTCTGATCACATCAAAAAAAACTGATGCCAGCATAAATGTTGCTCCCTTTTTGCGTTCTACAAAACTAATAGAGGATAACGTTTTAATTGTAATTATTATTAGGATTAAAATCGTATGGTTGTATGAACAATCCATCCCCTTCTACCCTCTATAAGGAGAAAAAGCCGCCAGAATGGGCAGCAGGTCTTAAAAAACTCAGGTAAAAGTTAATCAAATAAATTTAACAAAATTATTAACAGTATAGATATTGAAAAGAAACCGATCATAAAGTATCCAAATAATTTTAGTAATTTCGGCAATTTTCTTAAATCTGTTTTTGCAAGATTTGCAGCATTTCCTTCTATCTTGTTAAAGTGATCTATTGCATCATTAAATGGTTTATTATCCTCTTCGATACTGCCACCCCTTTATCACAAACTTATTGCCATCGGGACTAGTGCCTTCGACTTAATATAGGTAGTATTCGATGTTCATTATGGTTAATCATTCATCAACTGATAAGCTGCCTGGTTATTTAATGATATTCTTTATCAGATGTAAATACTTGCTTGGTGGAGCATGCAAAAAACTGGAAAAATCATAGGACCTAGTAATTGCTAAGTACCCTATAAATTGTAACCATTGTCTATTTATCTTGGTTTTTTTCAAGCATTTCTTTTAAGTATTCTTCAGATTTCCCCTTTGGAATGCTGAGACTCTTCCAATTACTATCCTTTAATTGTTTGCCAATATAAACAATTTGTCCAATATGATATGCGTAGTGTGCCATTTGTCTTTCTATTGCCTCTATAACCAAATGACCTTCTCCACGAATGTATATATTTTTTAATAAATCTTGCTCACTTAAACTAGTTAGTGTAGCGATTAGGACTTTCCAACCTTTTTCCCAAACACTAATTAACTCAGATTTCGAGGATATATCATCAATAAATTCTTGATCACGATTTCTATATTCTTTTTCCCCATCTGAAGTTAAAAAGTCTGTCCACCTTGATACCATATTTCCGCTTAAATGCCTTACTATTATGGCAACACTATTTGACTCGTTATTATAAGTCCAATGTATTTCCTCTTCCGATAATTGATTTATTGTCTTATCACCAAGGCTTTTTACACTTTTAAATTTTTCAATTACAATTCTCAAGTATTCGTTTCCAATGGTCACATTCATCCCCTCCACAAAATTAAAAATTTTCTTTATATTTCTTTTTAAAATTATACGATGACTTCTAATAATAATGCATAATCTCCCTGTAACTTGCACCGTTACTTCATAAAGTTCACCATGAAAACTACGTTTTGCTTTGAAAAACTCTTGGTTGTGAGCCAAGCGTTTTTTTTGTCTACTTATTCTCTCGTTCTTCAGGTGCAGCTTCATAGTAATAGACAGGAGCTGGGTTTCCGTAATTCTACATGGAAACGTATTTTAACTCCTTCCCCATTACTTCAGTAAAGTTCAACAAAAAGAAGCGTTAATCCTTCATGGATTATCGCCCCTGTTATCTTTCTTGAACACGTACCCAAGGTTTTATTTAAACGTGCTTACCACTTCTAAAAATTCTTCTTTTGTATAGATCGGTTTATTTCTTTCGGGATTTTCTATCAAAGAAATTTCGTGTGTACTATTGTCATCCGTCCATAAAACCACTCTTTGTAAACCGTTTTTTATTTCACTGTAAGTGGCTTCTATACCGTTTTTAAGTTTGACAGTTTCATTATTTTCAATTTCGTGACTTGGAGAACTAGGATTATGAAATGTGTTTATTGTTATATTCCAATTACTTTTTTCATCGGCGTAAATAAAATAACTAAGCACAATGTTCCCATTAGGGTCATTTACAGGTTCACTTGTATATCCGAAATCGACTGTATATTTTTCTGAAGGTAATTTCGTAGGGAAAAGCATTTCATCTTTAATATCAATTGGAAAAGGTTCGATTTCATTTTTAATGTCGTCAGGTAACTGTGCACTCCTAGTTTCATATGAGGTTTTACTTGAGCACGATAAAAGCAAAAATATAACAAATATGCTTAATAAAATTCTTTTCATTACCATTCCCCCTAGTTTTTACCTACTAGTGAATACGTTTCAGTTTGTAAAAAGTTCCAAATCGACTCAAATACATAATAAAAGGACGGGACCATTGTGATCCCATCCTAAACATTGCATTTATTTACTTCCATTCCCTCAAGTAACGGTATCCCGAAGAAACCCTGCCATGACTTTGAGTCTAAATGAGCTGCGTTTTCCGACTTCATAACGTGAGTCCTTCAGTTTCATCACGATTCATTGCTATTTTATTAGTAGGGACTGTGTACCGATTATTTAACTTTAATGACAATTTTCCCTTTAGCATGATGTGTCTCACTTAATTCATGTGCTTTTTGTAACGCTTCTGCTGAAAAATCAAAGATACTGCCCACCTGAGGCATAAGTATACCTTTCTCAAGTAGTTCGCCTAATTCCGCTAGCTGTTTCCCATTTGGCGTCAACCAATAGGAGCTTGCCGTTACTTGATGCTTTTCTATTAATGCTGGATCGGGTTGTCCGGCAATCGTTACTAGTCTGCCGCCAGGCTTTAATACTTGAAAGCTTTTATTTAAAATGTCGCCGCCCATAGTATCAATGACCACATCAAAATCACGTAATACTTCTTCAAATTGTTGTGTGCGGTAATTGATGAATTCATCAGCACCCAGCTTTTTTACATATGCTTCATTTTGTTCACTCGCTGTTGTAGCGACATAGGCACTTAAATGTTTTGCCATTTGAATGGCCAGACTACCTACACCACCAGCTCCAGCATGGATGAGTACTTTATCTCCTTGCTTGACTTTTGTATTATCCACTAGACACTGCCAAGCGGTTAAACCTGCTAATGGAATTGAGGCAGCTTCTTCAAATGTAAGATTGCTTGGCTTTTTTGCAAGCAATTCCTCATCCACCGCCGTAAATTCCGCATAAGTACCTTTAGCGGTAGTATCCGGCCGCGCAAAAATATCATCCCCGACCTGAAAATCCTTCACTTCACTTCCAACTTCAACAATCTTACCCGCAACATCCCAGCCAAGGATAATTGGGAATGTCCAATCAAGCATCTGCTTCAAGTAACCCGCACGAAGCTTCCAATCAATTGGATTAATCGAAGTTGAATAAACCTCAACAAGTACTTGGTTTGCTTTTATTATTGGTTTCGGCAGCTCCTGCTCCACTAACACATCTTTACTACCATATTCATTAATGACAACTGCACGCATGAATTTGCACACCCTTATACATTTTATATATGTACGCTCTAGTATTCGTTTCTTCCGAAGAAGTCATTCCTTCTCGTCAGAGCTTAATAAAATCCACCATTTTCTTTATTTCAGTTTTGAACTTATTTAATATTTCCTTCATAGCAACCTCCACGAGAATATAGAAACAAAATGATATACCACAGGGTTTTTTAACTAAACTGCCCAATATAAAAAGCATCCCTTTTTTAAGAGATCCACCCTCTGTTATTTACATATGAGCAACTCCAAAGAGAATAGATATAGTTACAAAGCCAACAATTAGTACCCCATAAAGGCTTAAAACGATTGTTTTCATTCTTCCTTTTTGACTAAATAATGCTAATAGAATTGAAAGCCCTACGCCGAACATTAGAATGGCACTGCCTGTTGCACCTGATACTTTTCCTATTACAAAAATTTGCATAGAGAGGAAAGTTAAAATAAAAATGGTGATTGAAGCGAACCCCAAGTAATTTCGCATTGTATTCTATCCCCTTTTTTTAAAAAGATTTTACCACAAATATCCAAATTATTCTTCAACTAATCTACCCCATTACTTCAATCCAATTCCCATTCCGCTTGCACTTTAAGTCCTAAATCAAGAAAAAACGTTTTTGCCTCTGAAAGATCATTTACGTTTATACTCACATCATCTATTCTATTGATCTTCATATCTCATGCCTCCTATGTTCCTGTTATTTTCAATACCTATATTCGTGTAAGGTTTGTTTGAAATTCTAATTCGCTTAAAACAGAAAATATCCTTCTTCAACAAACCTGCTCCATTAGTAAGAAAGAGGGATTGACGAACCACCCCTTTATTGAGCATAAGTACCCATTACTTTAAGTGAATTTCTTACAATTCCAATTAATAAACGAAAAACAGCAATTCACAAAACAAAAATATCTGATGATTTATTATTATCATTTAAAATAACATTAGTTAAACGACCACGGGTGTTAAATGTGAATGACCCATACAAACATATCGTGACTGCTGAGTGTCATCGTCTTTTTTTGTCTTCTCCTGGTAGAACGTTTGTGTAGCAGGGAAAAAAACCTGGAATTATTGAATAATACATGCTTAATGACATTATTAGCGAAGATTAATGCCAGAAATCACGTTTAACCATATGGTGTGGCGGGTAGTAAATAAAATGAACCAACATAAAGGAGGAATGAGCATGAATGTCGCTGACGTAATGACTACCAATGTTGATAGCTGTAGTCCGGAAAGTACTTGTAAAGAGGTTGCTATGAAAATGAAAGAACTGGATGTGGGGGCCGTTCCAATTTGTGATAATGAAAAATTAGTAGGAATTGTAACCGACCGAGATATAGTTATAAAGGGATTTGTCAATAATCTTTCGAGTGACTCCATGATTTCTGAAATAGTAACCGACAATGTTGTAAAAGGAAGCAAAGAAATGTCAGTGGAAGAAGCGGTAAGACTCATGTCCCAGCACCAAATTCGCCGTCTCCCTATTGTGGAAGATGACAAATTGGTTGGAATCGTCTCTCTAGGTGATCTAGCTGTTAATAATCAGTCGACTTATGAAGCTGCACAAGCCCTTAAGAATATTTCGAATCCTGCCGAACCTAAACAATCAAACTTCTAATCAAAAGTCCAATGTATCCGATACGTGCCATTGGAAAAATAACAAAGGAGTGCCAAAAATGCCGTTATTAGAAATTAGTATTGTTCCCGTTGGAACAGATTCTCCAAGTTTCAGTACACAGGTAACCGATGAAGTAAGGGTCATTGAGAAAAAAGATTTAAAGTATGAGGTGACACCTACATCAACCATTTTAGAAGGCGACATCGACGATTTGTGGGAAGTGGCCAAAAAAATGCATCAAAAAGCACTCGAAGTGGGTCCGGAACGAATCGTTACCAATATCAATATTGACCATCGTACGGATAAACAAATGGATATGGATCAGCAAATTGAAAAGGTTGAGAAACATTTGGGTTAGGAAATCGCCTTCCAAGCGGAACCTTATATGTATCCCGTCAAATGAAATACTTCGACTACGGGTTCTTTTGATCGATTAGTTCAAAATGAAATCAAATAAGTAATCAGGCCTTTACGAACCAAGACATATTTTATGTTTTGGTTCGTAATGGCCTTTTTCTAAATACAGGTGCCTGTCACCGCCCGAATTACGGAGCTTATCTGATTCCTTCACTAAATGCCCCGTTAGTGGAACAACAAAAAGCTCTACTCCTTACTGAAGTAAAGCACCCATTAGTTTAAGTACATTTCTTCACAATCTTTTAGATCAAGATTACCCCTAACCTCTCATTTAGTCACTTAACATATTTATAAATTTTAATAATGATGAAGGTACATACTTATCTTTTCTATAAATGAATATTGTTTTGACTTTTCCAAATTGATTTGGAAGTGAATGCTGTCTTAGAGTTCCTTCTTGTATTTGTTTTGTTACAACGCTTTGTGGAAGCATACTTATACCTAGACCAGCAGATACACACCCAATTATTCCATCAAGGGTTCCAAATTCCATTACCTTTATAGGCATCACCCTCTCTGTGCGAAACCATTGTTCAAGCCTTTCTCGATAAGAACATCCAGTACGAAATACAAGCAATGTCCCTTTTTGAATATCTTCGATAGTAGATATTGGGGGATGAATTGTATCTGTTACGAGTACCAATTCCTCGTCAAAGACTTCCTTTTGAATGAGTTCAGAGTTTTCAATCGGTCCCGCAACAAATGCTCCGTCGAGTTCATACTGAAGCACACCTAGAATATTCTCTTCCGTAGAACCTGTTTTTAGGGTTAAGTCAACGTCGGGATAGTCTTTAAGGTACTTTGAAAATATGGCTGGTAACCGAACTGCGGCAGTTGTTTCCATAGAACCAATAATTAAAGGACCTTTTGGTGTTTGATCATCATTCATTACGTTTTTCGTTTCTTCTATAAGATGAAAAATTTTTTCCGTGTATGTTAACAACATGCTTCCTTTTGCTGTCAAAGCAGTCCCACGATTATGTCTATAAAATAAGGTTGTTTGAAGTTCCGTTTCTAATTGCTGTATTTTCATCGTGATATTAGATTGTGCATATTGAAGTTCTCTTGCTGCCTGTGAAATACTCCCCAGCTTTGCAACAGTCTGGAAAACTTTTAATGTTTGCAAATCCATCAAAATCCTCACCTCTTTTTTTGCCATCTGATTAACTGATAGCAAATATCAATATTATGTATTATTCAATATACCAGATAAGAGATATGATTTAAATATAATCATTTTATTGGAGGTTTTTATTTGAAGAAGCAATCTTTTCTTTTTTTAATAGGGGGAATACTGTCACTAATCATTGCTATGGGGATTGGAAGGTTTGCATATACTCCCATTCTTCCACTTATGCAAAAAGATCTATCTTTTTCGAATACAGTTGCTGGATATATAGCATCAAGTAATTACGCTGGATATTTGCTTGGAGCAATTTTATCAGGAGCGGTACCTTTGAAGAAGTTTCGAGTGATTATCTTAAAAATAAGTCTAATCATCAGTATCTTAACCACTGCCATAATGGGTCTAACATACTCTCATTTCATTTGGTATGTACTTCGATTTCTATCGGGGGTTTCCAGTGCTTATGTGTTGGTCCTTGCCTCAGGTATCGTGTTAGAAAAACTTGCTACTATAAACAAAACAAGTTGGTCTGGTTTATTTTATGGAGGGGTAGGTTTGGGAATCTGTTTATCCTGTCTTTTTATTCCGAGTTTAAACCATTTATATCAGTGGGAAGGTACATGGATCGGATTAGCTGTTGTCAGTGCAATCCTATCTATCTTCGTATGGCTATGGCTAGATGAAGCCTCCAACGTTGTTGAGTTAAAACATAAAGAAAATAATTTTGCAGTTGTCCCCCCAACTAAATGGCTCCTATGGTTGATTATTGCCTATGGTTTAGAAGGATTGGGTTACATTGTTACAGGAACATTTATCGTATCTATCGCTGAAAAGACCCCATCCTTTCATAATGATGCAACTTTAGTTTGGATGATGGTTGGTTTGGCTGCTATTCCATCCTGTCTCATCTGGTCTATACTAGCAAAAAAATGGGGCTTCGTTAAATCCTTAGTCCTTGCAATGGCATTACAATCCTTGGGAATGGCGATGCCAGCCTTTTGGGTTTCGAAAACTAGTTTTATCATAAGTGCTTTATTATTTGGAGCAACGTTTATGGGTATCACTACACTTGCTACAACATTGGGACGACAAATAAATCCATCTAATAGCAGTCGAACGATTGGCATTCTAACTGCTATTTTTGCTATTGGACAGTTGATTGGACCCATCCTTTCTGGAGTGTTATCATCATTCACTCATAATTTTAATACTGCTTTGATTGGAGCATCTACTGTCGTTTTAATTGGGGCGGGAATGCTTTTAAATGGAATTCAGTTTGAGAGGAAATCTTATGCAAAAGATGAGGGATACACATGTTAATTAATAAAATGACAGAAGTATTAAAAATAAAATATCCAATTATACAGGCTCCAATGGCAGGTGGAGTAACAACTTCGGAATTAGTCGCTGAGGTTTCAAATAGTGGTGGTCTAGGTATGATTGGAGCAGGTTATATGACCCCTATTCAAATTAGAAATCAAATAAGGGAGTTAAAGACACTAACATCAAATCCCTTTGGTATAAACCTATTTGTACCCAATGAGTTTGATGTTATAAATGATGACATTAAATCAGCTAATCAGTTATTAAACCCTATTCGTGAGCAACTAAATTTACCTCAAAAAGATAGCTTTGAAATTCCTGAATTTAATAATGTCTATGAAACATTTATTGAACAAATTAAGGTGGTAATTGAAGAAAATGTCCCGATCTGTTCTTTTACATTTGGCATTCCGTCTGAAAAAGTAATTTCTGAGTTAAAAAAATCTGACATTATTCTAATGGGAACAGCAACGACTGTTAGAGAAGCAGTTGAAAATGAGAAAGCAGGAATTGATATTGTCGTTGTTCAAGGCAGTGAAGCTGGTGGACATCGAGGGAACTTTATCGATGATTATAAAGTGAGTTTAGTTGGTTCAATGTCATTAATTCCGCAGGTCGTTGACAATGTAAGTATTCCAGTAATAGCTGCTGGAGGTATTATGGATGGAAGAGGGTTGATGGCTTCTGCCTGCTTAGGTGCAAATGGTGTACAAATGGGGACAGCTTTCTTGACTTGTATTGAAAGTGGAACACATAAAGTACATAAAGACGCTGTTATGAATATCACGGAGGAAGATACAGTATTAACTCGTTCATTTTCGGGTAAATGGGCGAGAGGAATTACAAATAATTTTATTTTGGGTATGCAGAGCAACGAATGGTATTTACCAGACTTCCCCGTTCAAAACACATTAACCCAGGATATTAGAAAGGTCGCCGCCTCAAAGAATAATAAAGAATTTATGTCACTATGGTCTGGTCAAAGTTCAAGATTAGCTAAACAACAAACTGTAAAATTATTAATCAAAAATATAATGTCAGAAGCAGAAAAAATAAAAATAAAAATAAATATGTGATTAAGGAGCAAAATTGCTCCTTTTTATAGTTTCATTTTTAATTAACCTGCATCTTTAGCTCAAAAACAAAAAGGCTGTTGTAACAGCCACAGATTGTCGAGAAAGGTATCTTTCTCGGCAATTTTTATTTTTCTGCCTGCCCAAAGGCCTGTTGATTTCCGCTCCAGGTGCTTCGCTTTCCGCGGGCGTGCCGGGGAGCCTCCTCGGCGCTTAAGCGCCTGTGGGGTCTCCCCAGCCCCGTACTCCCGCAGGAGTCTTCGCACCTTCCGCTTCAATCAACAGGGAGAAATAACCAAGAGATTGCCACACACTTTTTCCAAACTTGCTAAGTATGTGGCAATCTTTTTCATGTTTTGGCATGCTGCGGTGAGTAACACTTGCTCACTCGCATTGTGCAATCCCCGTAACCTGCAATAGCGAAGCCCATGCAGTTCTTTTGAATCTGCGAAGCTTCGCTCTACTTTTTCTTTTCTAAATTTATATAGTATTTTACCTGACTTTGAAAGTCTGTTAAGTCGAACCTTTTCCTTATGTTCCTCCCAAACATGTCTGGTAACTACTTTTGTTTTATTTTGAGATTTTGTACACTCCGGGAGGAGTGGGCAGTTAGTACACTTTTTAGGATCTGACTTATATTCCCGATAACCTTCTCTTGTAGTTGTACGATATTGTAACTCCTGACCATTTGGACAAACATACAAATCTCTATCTTTGTCATATGTAAACTTCCATTTAGGAAATAACCCTTTTGTTGATTGATATCTTCTGTGAGCGATAACTCCAAAAATATTGCGTTCATTAAGTCCCTTACAAATCGGATTTGTCAGGTAACCCGAATCAAGTGCCACAGCTTCTACTTTAAATCCAAAACGTTCGACCTGACGGTCTAACCGTGAAAGATAGGGGACAGAATCGTGAACATTTCCTGGTGTAACATACGCATCAGTTATGATGTTGAACTTCATGTCGGTAGTTCGATGATCAAGATAACAGAACATCTCCTGTTTATTCTCTCGTGACATAAACCCGCATTCAGGATCAGTTGTGCTCAGTCGTATTTCCTTTTTCTCGGTCACCTCCTCCTTTTCCTTTAAAGGCTTTTTTCCATGATCTCTCCTGTCTTCCTCAATAGCTTTGTTTAAATCTTCTACATATTCACGTGTTTCAACTTCCACTTCAACTCTAGAGAATTTATGTTTGTTTGCATTCGCTTTAAGGTGTGTGGAATCGGAAAATAAAACTCTTCCTCCAACCATCTTGTGGTTAATTGCTTTGAAGACAATCTCATCAAAAATTTCCTGAAATATATTTGTATCTTTAAAACGGGTTCGCCGATTCCAACTAATGGTGGAATGATGGGGAACTGTATCGTTTAGCTTTAATCCTAAGAACCATCGATAGGCCACATTCGTCTGAATTTCACGCTCTAATTGTCGTTCAGAACGAATGCCATAAAAATATCCGATAAACATCATCTTAAAGAGCTGTATAGGGTCCGAAGGACGCCCGTTATTTTCTGAATAAAAAGGACGGACCTTCTCACCAATAAAAGAAAAATCAATATACTTGTCCACCTTCCTTAATAGGTGATCTTGCGGTACTAAATCATCAATAAAAACAAATTCAGCTTCGTTTTGTATTTCTCTTTTTGGCTTATACATTCTATCCACCGTCCTGTTATTTATATGTATATTATAGCATATTAACGCGGTGAATCATTAAAGTAATTACAAAAAATCATAGCTGTCGAGATTTTCTCGACAGCCTGAGCCTGTTGTAACAGCCACTTCTAAGTTCAAACATCCTTTAATTCAATATCTATCCCAGTAGATTAGTGAGATAATATATAAAAACGTAAAGTCCCAACGACCCC
This genomic stretch from Neobacillus niacini harbors:
- a CDS encoding YecA family protein — its product is MTFIEKIKPHLISDDILIQEVVLHALHDYPNVPEEWTNELLKEAFKNKDKQSSIFIYVENQTFNEEAVKILVENIPLMDSSKRHLAVNLVFRIEPGLALKYKEQLQNYIPKETWSLYDLLLHGKDEEVYSEYGQILNDLERAGSEHHHYLIKAKKLAACLVKNGWVTENEIDLVLKEELNEKWFSFNGILTVYMIGLLKLERYIPFLVSLLDRDDDSLLEELSVTLTSFQSDEVVKAVAPYLRKDNSIIYAASIVENIKSDFAVEVLREAYRSAKQLDDQDILIEALCHQFSEEALPEINQHMELDYTSGLVDVEQTVYGYFSILGLRHRELALWRQVALDREHDFRQKGNILPLAPVRNEMKVGRNDPCPCGSGKKFKKCCGK
- a CDS encoding DUF4865 family protein, with the translated sequence MITTQYKITLPSDYDMNIIKARVINNGHKTDGFDDLKFKLYLITEKGKNHNLQNSYCPLYLWKNHNGLNKFLFEGYYDNILTSFGWQQVQVGIPLVDPPTNISPYKYLFHLTKPIPPQGSLRNTKEEIVKDLPKIKNSEFMLTYNPDKWEYEVFYFLSDVSNFISETYGVLYSILHISYEK
- a CDS encoding DUF1572 domain-containing protein; this encodes MTIGNEYLRIVIEKFKSVKSLGDKTINQLSEEEIHWTYNNESNSVAIIVRHLSGNMVSRWTDFLTSDGEKEYRNRDQEFIDDISSKSELISVWEKGWKVLIATLTSLSEQDLLKNIYIRGEGHLVIEAIERQMAHYAYHIGQIVYIGKQLKDSNWKSLSIPKGKSEEYLKEMLEKNQDK
- a CDS encoding NADP-dependent oxidoreductase, which encodes MRAVVINEYGSKDVLVEQELPKPIIKANQVLVEVYSTSINPIDWKLRAGYLKQMLDWTFPIILGWDVAGKIVEVGSEVKDFQVGDDIFARPDTTAKGTYAEFTAVDEELLAKKPSNLTFEEAASIPLAGLTAWQCLVDNTKVKQGDKVLIHAGAGGVGSLAIQMAKHLSAYVATTASEQNEAYVKKLGADEFINYRTQQFEEVLRDFDVVIDTMGGDILNKSFQVLKPGGRLVTIAGQPDPALIEKHQVTASSYWLTPNGKQLAELGELLEKGILMPQVGSIFDFSAEALQKAHELSETHHAKGKIVIKVK
- a CDS encoding CBS domain-containing protein gives rise to the protein MNVADVMTTNVDSCSPESTCKEVAMKMKELDVGAVPICDNEKLVGIVTDRDIVIKGFVNNLSSDSMISEIVTDNVVKGSKEMSVEEAVRLMSQHQIRRLPIVEDDKLVGIVSLGDLAVNNQSTYEAAQALKNISNPAEPKQSNF
- a CDS encoding MTH1187 family thiamine-binding protein; translated protein: MPLLEISIVPVGTDSPSFSTQVTDEVRVIEKKDLKYEVTPTSTILEGDIDDLWEVAKKMHQKALEVGPERIVTNINIDHRTDKQMDMDQQIEKVEKHLG
- a CDS encoding LysR family transcriptional regulator codes for the protein MDLQTLKVFQTVAKLGSISQAARELQYAQSNITMKIQQLETELQTTLFYRHNRGTALTAKGSMLLTYTEKIFHLIEETKNVMNDDQTPKGPLIIGSMETTAAVRLPAIFSKYLKDYPDVDLTLKTGSTEENILGVLQYELDGAFVAGPIENSELIQKEVFDEELVLVTDTIHPPISTIEDIQKGTLLVFRTGCSYRERLEQWFRTERVMPIKVMEFGTLDGIIGCVSAGLGISMLPQSVVTKQIQEGTLRQHSLPNQFGKVKTIFIYRKDKYVPSSLLKFINMLSD
- a CDS encoding YbfB/YjiJ family MFS transporter; this encodes MKKQSFLFLIGGILSLIIAMGIGRFAYTPILPLMQKDLSFSNTVAGYIASSNYAGYLLGAILSGAVPLKKFRVIILKISLIISILTTAIMGLTYSHFIWYVLRFLSGVSSAYVLVLASGIVLEKLATINKTSWSGLFYGGVGLGICLSCLFIPSLNHLYQWEGTWIGLAVVSAILSIFVWLWLDEASNVVELKHKENNFAVVPPTKWLLWLIIAYGLEGLGYIVTGTFIVSIAEKTPSFHNDATLVWMMVGLAAIPSCLIWSILAKKWGFVKSLVLAMALQSLGMAMPAFWVSKTSFIISALLFGATFMGITTLATTLGRQINPSNSSRTIGILTAIFAIGQLIGPILSGVLSSFTHNFNTALIGASTVVLIGAGMLLNGIQFERKSYAKDEGYTC